Genomic window (Synechococcus sp. LA31):
TGCCCTGGCCGAGCAGCGGCCATTCCTCCGGTTGCAGGCGGCCGGTGCGCAGGCGGCCGCTCTCGATCCCCACTTCCATCGCCAGCAGGCGGTAGGTGAGCTGCTCTTTGCTCATCTCCAGGGAGAACACGCACACCGGCAGCTGGTGCAGCTGGGCCACGTTCTTGGCCAGGTTGAGCGTGATCGCGGTTTTACCCATGGCGGGGCGGCCGGCAATGATGATCAGATCGCTGCGCTGCAGCCCCTGGGTCATCGCGTCCAGGTCGTAGAAGTTCACCGGGATGCCGGCTACGGCGGTGCCCAGCGAGCGGCTTTCGATCTCGTTGAAGGTGGCGGTGAGGATCTCGGCGGTGGGGGTGAGGCCGACGCTCGGCTTCTCCTGGCTGATGGCAAAGATCTTCTGCTCCGCTTCATCGAGCACCTGCTCCATCGGCTTGCTCTGATCGAAGCCCAACTGGATCACCTCGTTGCCCGAGCGGATCAGCTGGCGACGCAGAAATTTGTCCATCACCAGGCGGGCCACCTGGTCGATCGAGGCGGTGGAGAGGGTGCGCTCCACCAGTTCCACCAGCCGGCTGCTGCCGCCCACCTTCTCCAGAGCACCGGTGTCCGCCAGCCAGGCGGTCATCGCCGTGAGGTCGGTGGGTTTGCCCTGGCCGTGCAGCATCAGGGCGGTGCGGTAGATCTCGCGGTGGGCCGTGAGATAGAAGGCCTCCGGCTGCAGCACATCCGCCACCCGGCCGATGGCGTCTGGGTCGAGCAGGATGCCGCCCAACACGGCTTCTTCCGCCTCGAGGTTTTGAGGCGGCACCCCATCGGGCATCGCCTCGAAGCTGGCCTCATCCCGCGGGCGGCCGCGGGAGCCAGGCCGGCGGCCCTGGCCCTCCTCAGGGTCGAGGTTGCTGAGGGGAACGCTCACCATGACCAGTTGCCGCCTGCGGAATCAAAAAACCGCCAGACCCTGAAGGGCCTGGCGGCAAAGGGGGGCACCATTCTCTCGCGCTGCCCAGAGGCTGCAAGAGCGGTGTGGACGTGCTGCGCGATCGCGATCAGCTGAATCAGTGGCTCACCACTTCCAGATTGATCTCAGCGGTCACTTCGCTGTGGAGCTTCACCTGCACCTTGTAGCTGCCGGTGCGGTGGATTTCCGGAACGATGATGTCGCGGCGATCCACCTCTTTCTTGGTGGCGGCTTCGATCGCCTCAGCCACGTCGCCGTTGGTCACGGTGCCGAACAGCACGTCGTCACCGCCGGTTTGCTTCTTCACGGTGAAGCGGCCGATGGTGTCGAGGGCGGTGCGGAAGGCCACAGCATCAGCCTTGAGAGCGGCCTGGCGCTCGGCTTCCTTGGCGCGGCGGTGCTCCACCTGACGCATCACTGCAGGCGTGAGGGGCACAGCCTTGCCCTGGGGCAGGAGGAAGTTGCGGGCATAGCCGGGGGCAACTTCCACCAGATCGCCGTCCTTACCCAGGCTGAGGACGTCCTCGCTGAGGACCACGGAAACGCGCTTGGCCATGGGATCTACGAACTAACGATCGACAATTGGGGCGATGAATGAGCCTACGCCACAGGTGCATGAGCCTGGTTGACCAGTGGTGCTGGCAGGCGCACCTGGGTGGCGAGGCCGAGGCGCTGC
Coding sequences:
- the dnaB gene encoding replicative DNA helicase, encoding MVSVPLSNLDPEEGQGRRPGSRGRPRDEASFEAMPDGVPPQNLEAEEAVLGGILLDPDAIGRVADVLQPEAFYLTAHREIYRTALMLHGQGKPTDLTAMTAWLADTGALEKVGGSSRLVELVERTLSTASIDQVARLVMDKFLRRQLIRSGNEVIQLGFDQSKPMEQVLDEAEQKIFAISQEKPSVGLTPTAEILTATFNEIESRSLGTAVAGIPVNFYDLDAMTQGLQRSDLIIIAGRPAMGKTAITLNLAKNVAQLHQLPVCVFSLEMSKEQLTYRLLAMEVGIESGRLRTGRLQPEEWPLLGQGISTLGQMPIYIDDKPNAGVLEMRSLCRRLMAESGKELGLVVIDYLQLMEGSGSDNRVQELSRITRGLKQMARELNVPVIALSQLSRGVEARTNKRPMLSDLRESGSIEQDADLVLMIYRDEYYNPDTPDRGITEIIVTKHRNGPVGTVKLLFEPQYTRFRNLAA
- the rplI gene encoding 50S ribosomal protein L9, which codes for MAKRVSVVLSEDVLSLGKDGDLVEVAPGYARNFLLPQGKAVPLTPAVMRQVEHRRAKEAERQAALKADAVAFRTALDTIGRFTVKKQTGGDDVLFGTVTNGDVAEAIEAATKKEVDRRDIIVPEIHRTGSYKVQVKLHSEVTAEINLEVVSH